From Luteococcus japonicus, one genomic window encodes:
- a CDS encoding sugar O-acetyltransferase, with protein sequence MSDYFAGDPRTNRERMLAGDLYIADDPESGRLAQRAVELQERYLQASVEDPDNARSLLEELIGELGEGAYIKPPLHVDYGGQISIGARTFINYNLTALDVARISIGEDCQIGPNVQLLTPTHPLDPQQRRDKLEAAEPIMIGDNVWLGGGVIVLPGVTIGDNTVVGAGAIVSKSLPANVVPLGQPAKVVREL encoded by the coding sequence ATGAGCGACTACTTCGCCGGAGACCCCAGGACCAACCGCGAGCGGATGCTGGCGGGAGACCTCTACATCGCCGACGACCCGGAGAGCGGGCGCCTGGCGCAGCGCGCCGTCGAGCTGCAGGAGCGCTACCTGCAGGCCAGTGTGGAGGATCCGGACAATGCCCGAAGCCTGTTGGAGGAGCTGATCGGGGAGCTGGGTGAGGGTGCCTACATCAAGCCCCCGCTGCACGTGGACTACGGCGGCCAGATCAGCATCGGCGCCCGCACCTTCATCAACTACAACCTGACGGCGCTGGACGTGGCGAGGATCAGCATCGGGGAGGACTGCCAGATCGGCCCCAATGTGCAGCTGCTCACGCCCACGCACCCGCTGGACCCGCAGCAGCGACGCGACAAACTGGAGGCCGCCGAGCCCATCATGATCGGTGACAATGTGTGGCTCGGCGGCGGGGTGATCGTGCTGCCCGGCGTCACCATCGGGGACAACACCGTGGTGGGTGCCGGGGCGATCGTCAGCAAGAGCCTGCCCGCCAATGTGGTGCCGTTGGGTCAGCCGGCGAAGGTGGTCCGCGAGCTCTGA
- a CDS encoding winged helix DNA-binding domain-containing protein, producing the protein MPETLLPTSEFVEAIIRRRLAQQQLTGPRATSVAEVVRHSLAVQAQDPPLSRWSLGLRAGVADDETVRAAVSSGEVLRTHVLRPTWHYVHRGDIRWLLELTSPKVLSGSRGRHRQLGITDEVQAQAFSVFTDLLSRGPMTRKELQPHLPGTGFPQQGQVVAHLLIVAELCGLICSGPLTDKGEHSYTLLDSVVPAAAPLRREEATDRLVRRFVTGHGPTSIKDLQRWCTITKREALAVFAAPDFTHEVVDEVDLWSLPSTELPADGLGGVLLLPTFDEAFLSHDRPHFPRLPGHRLGEQHLSAAEAGWGFVIVDGVDVGCFRRMKSSRKAGPSVQVQLHLADGVDPEGQRLAEQVQRMVDFFDARG; encoded by the coding sequence GTGCCCGAGACCCTTCTCCCGACGTCCGAGTTCGTCGAGGCCATCATTCGGCGGCGCCTTGCCCAACAGCAGCTCACCGGACCGCGTGCGACGAGCGTCGCGGAGGTGGTGCGGCATTCGCTGGCCGTGCAGGCGCAGGACCCGCCGTTGTCCCGCTGGTCGCTGGGGCTGCGAGCGGGCGTCGCCGACGACGAGACGGTGCGGGCGGCGGTCAGTTCCGGCGAGGTGCTGCGCACCCACGTCCTGCGGCCCACCTGGCACTACGTGCACCGCGGCGACATCCGCTGGCTGCTGGAACTGACCTCTCCCAAGGTCTTGTCCGGTTCGCGGGGGCGGCATCGGCAGCTGGGGATCACCGACGAGGTGCAGGCGCAGGCCTTCTCCGTGTTCACAGACCTGCTGTCGCGTGGTCCGATGACCCGCAAGGAGCTCCAGCCGCACCTGCCCGGCACCGGCTTCCCGCAGCAGGGGCAGGTGGTGGCGCACCTGCTGATTGTGGCCGAGCTGTGCGGCCTGATCTGCTCCGGACCTCTGACCGACAAGGGTGAGCACAGCTACACCCTGCTGGATTCGGTGGTTCCTGCCGCTGCGCCGCTGCGCCGGGAGGAGGCCACCGATCGGCTGGTGCGACGCTTCGTCACCGGCCACGGGCCCACCTCCATCAAGGACCTGCAGCGGTGGTGCACCATCACCAAGCGCGAGGCGCTGGCCGTCTTCGCGGCACCGGACTTCACCCATGAGGTGGTCGACGAGGTGGACCTGTGGAGCCTGCCGTCGACGGAGCTCCCGGCCGATGGTCTGGGCGGCGTCCTGCTCTTGCCCACCTTCGACGAGGCCTTCCTCAGCCACGACCGGCCGCATTTCCCGCGCCTGCCCGGGCATCGGTTGGGGGAACAACACCTCAGCGCCGCCGAGGCCGGGTGGGGCTTCGTGATCGTCGACGGCGTCGACGTCGGCTGCTTCCGACGCATGAAGTCATCCCGGAAGGCCGGGCCTTCGGTGCAGGTGCAGCTGCACCTTGCCGACGGTGTGGACCCCGAGGGCCAGCGGTTGGCGGAGCAGGTGCAGAGGATGGTGGACTTCTTCGATGCCCGAGGGTGA
- a CDS encoding esterase-like activity of phytase family protein, with translation MRTPHISRLAAAAIGSAALVMPLAAIVPVHAAPADKPAPKVATTKTVVPTLDARASLSADYIAKGPESGAKVTEANGRKGPFPGQVIPGFSAMAEIGDGSFWGLPDNGFGAKANSDDFLLRIYKVKPQWETADGGKGKIQVKKFVQLRDPHHNAGFKIVNENTKQRHLTGADFDVESMVVAKDGSFWIGEEFGPYILHFSADGVLLQAPVPMPGVKSPSSPLLAKGEAATLRNSKGFEAMATSQNGRYLYPILEGYLNGDDKRTRVISQFDTRTNKYTGRTWKYQADTDDNLVGDAFMTDGKKMLVVERDDFWGAKSVTKRIYEINLNKQEKDGFLVKKLVVDLLKIDNPDGIGMQTDPGYGVEETFKFPFQSVETVVRLKDGRLLVADDNNYPGNDARKPGTPDNTEMIIVDLAKKKVPAASKEHTVFSHRGASGYRPEHTLAAYEEAINQCADYIEPDLVSTKDGVLVDRHENDITGTTNVADRPEFADRKTTKTIDGSKITGWFTEDFTLAELRALRAKERLGELRPGSAKFDGLYQVPTFDEVVDLARRSKTCSGKPVGVIPEIKHGSYFDSIGLSQEEGTVKVLEANGYGRKNSPTQIQSFEVGNLQELNQMTKVQLVQLIDCSGAPADFVATGNTTTYKDMVTASGMKKIAKYADSVGLCKNVMIPKKKDGSLDKPSAAIKNAHDAGLEVTGWTFRAENSFLPTNFKSSANPAEIGDMKGEIKAFLAAGMDHVFSDQPDLAVAAVREFEQGR, from the coding sequence ATGCGTACCCCACACATCTCACGCCTCGCCGCCGCAGCCATCGGCTCGGCCGCGTTGGTCATGCCTCTTGCAGCCATCGTCCCTGTCCATGCCGCTCCCGCGGACAAGCCCGCTCCCAAGGTGGCCACGACCAAGACCGTCGTCCCCACCCTGGATGCCCGCGCCTCGCTGAGCGCCGACTACATCGCCAAGGGCCCCGAGTCCGGTGCCAAGGTCACCGAGGCCAATGGCCGCAAGGGCCCCTTCCCCGGCCAGGTCATCCCCGGTTTCTCCGCGATGGCGGAGATCGGTGACGGAAGCTTCTGGGGCCTGCCCGACAACGGCTTCGGCGCCAAGGCCAATTCCGACGACTTCCTGCTGCGCATCTACAAGGTCAAGCCGCAGTGGGAGACCGCCGACGGCGGCAAGGGCAAGATCCAGGTCAAGAAGTTCGTGCAGCTGCGTGACCCGCACCACAATGCCGGCTTCAAGATCGTCAACGAGAACACCAAGCAGCGCCACCTGACCGGCGCGGACTTCGACGTCGAGTCCATGGTCGTCGCCAAGGACGGCAGCTTCTGGATCGGCGAGGAGTTCGGCCCCTACATCCTGCACTTCAGCGCCGACGGCGTGTTGCTGCAGGCCCCGGTTCCCATGCCTGGCGTGAAGAGCCCCAGCAGTCCCCTGCTGGCCAAGGGCGAAGCCGCCACGCTGCGCAATTCCAAGGGCTTCGAGGCGATGGCGACCAGCCAGAACGGCCGCTACCTGTACCCGATCCTCGAGGGCTACCTGAACGGCGACGACAAGCGCACCCGCGTCATCAGCCAGTTCGACACCCGCACCAACAAGTACACGGGCCGCACCTGGAAGTACCAGGCCGACACCGATGACAACCTGGTCGGCGACGCCTTCATGACCGACGGCAAGAAGATGCTCGTCGTCGAGCGCGACGACTTCTGGGGCGCCAAGTCCGTCACCAAGCGCATCTACGAGATCAACCTGAACAAGCAGGAGAAGGACGGCTTCCTGGTCAAGAAGCTGGTCGTCGACCTGCTGAAGATCGACAACCCAGACGGCATCGGCATGCAGACCGATCCCGGCTACGGCGTGGAGGAGACCTTCAAGTTCCCCTTCCAGAGCGTCGAGACCGTCGTGCGCCTCAAGGACGGCCGCCTGCTGGTTGCCGACGACAACAACTACCCCGGCAATGATGCCCGCAAGCCCGGCACCCCGGACAACACCGAGATGATCATCGTGGACCTGGCGAAGAAGAAGGTGCCCGCGGCCAGCAAGGAGCACACCGTCTTCTCGCACCGTGGCGCCTCCGGATACCGTCCCGAGCACACCCTGGCCGCCTACGAAGAGGCCATCAACCAGTGCGCCGACTACATCGAGCCGGACCTGGTGAGCACCAAGGACGGCGTGCTGGTGGACCGGCACGAGAACGACATCACGGGCACCACCAATGTGGCCGATCGCCCCGAGTTCGCCGACCGCAAGACCACCAAGACCATCGACGGCAGCAAGATCACCGGCTGGTTCACCGAGGACTTCACGCTGGCGGAGCTGCGCGCGCTGCGCGCCAAGGAGCGTCTGGGTGAGCTTCGCCCCGGCAGCGCCAAGTTCGACGGCCTGTACCAGGTGCCCACCTTCGACGAGGTGGTCGACCTGGCCCGTCGTTCGAAGACCTGCAGCGGCAAGCCCGTCGGCGTGATCCCCGAGATCAAGCACGGCAGCTACTTCGACTCGATCGGCCTGAGCCAGGAGGAGGGCACCGTGAAGGTGCTGGAGGCCAATGGCTACGGCCGCAAGAACTCCCCGACCCAGATCCAGAGCTTCGAGGTGGGCAACCTGCAGGAGCTCAACCAGATGACCAAGGTCCAGCTGGTGCAGCTCATCGACTGCTCCGGTGCTCCGGCCGACTTCGTGGCCACCGGCAACACCACCACCTACAAGGACATGGTGACGGCGTCGGGCATGAAGAAGATCGCCAAGTACGCCGACAGCGTCGGGCTCTGCAAGAACGTGATGATCCCCAAGAAGAAGGACGGGTCCCTGGACAAGCCGTCGGCTGCCATCAAGAATGCCCACGACGCGGGCCTCGAGGTGACCGGCTGGACCTTCCGTGCCGAGAACAGCTTCCTGCCCACCAACTTCAAGAGCTCGGCCAACCCGGCCGAGATCGGTGACATGAAGGGTGAGATCAAGGCCTTCCTCGCGGCCGGCATGGATCACGTCTTCAGCGACCAGCCCGATCTGGCGGTTGCTGCGGTGCGTGAATTCGAGCAGGGACGCTGA
- a CDS encoding MFS transporter, with the protein MTSARELLRAPLYGRWLAGRAVSWFGDTVMILALSIWVKSLTGSSSQAGVTLAFFMAPQLLAPLAGQLVDHIPRRVVLVAGNLLSAVTLVPLWWVHRPDQAWVIWAAAVGYGLSGVLLSSASMALQRSITPDEFLARAQGLQQTVGTSFQLLAPLVGAALFATHGGRGPTAVAITCFLAGAVLFASFPEPAEDDPSEQVGLWRQMTAGLEHIWRHKPLLDAMTAMLLVNCVAGLLEGAMYSVTDTFGRSAAWAGTIASAQGAGMVAGSLAASRVVERIGEIHSMTVGLSISAVLVLLAAATPTLWTYLAVVVAIGAFLPMVFVAAGTLQQRVTPNHLMGRVGTAMAPLFSLSSVGAMSVGAMLVDTVSFRQIHPLVTVGMAGSAVWLRLATRRRSHPGAPQPQDQSSRTTFAG; encoded by the coding sequence ATGACCTCCGCCCGGGAGCTGCTGCGCGCGCCGCTCTACGGGCGCTGGTTGGCCGGGCGTGCCGTGAGCTGGTTCGGCGACACGGTGATGATCCTCGCGCTCAGCATCTGGGTGAAGTCACTGACCGGCAGCTCGTCGCAAGCAGGTGTCACGCTGGCCTTCTTCATGGCCCCGCAGCTGCTCGCACCGCTGGCCGGCCAGCTGGTGGACCACATTCCCCGCCGCGTGGTGCTGGTGGCGGGGAACCTGCTGTCCGCGGTGACCCTGGTGCCACTGTGGTGGGTGCACCGGCCTGATCAGGCATGGGTGATCTGGGCGGCCGCGGTGGGCTACGGCCTGTCCGGAGTGCTGCTCTCGTCCGCCTCCATGGCGCTGCAGCGATCCATCACGCCCGACGAGTTCTTGGCCCGCGCCCAGGGCCTCCAGCAAACTGTCGGGACCTCCTTCCAGCTGCTGGCACCGCTGGTGGGAGCCGCCCTGTTCGCCACACACGGTGGCCGCGGCCCCACAGCCGTCGCCATCACCTGCTTCCTCGCAGGTGCGGTGCTATTCGCGAGCTTCCCCGAACCCGCCGAGGACGATCCATCGGAGCAGGTCGGGCTGTGGCGGCAGATGACCGCTGGGCTGGAACACATCTGGCGGCACAAGCCGCTCCTGGACGCAATGACGGCGATGCTGCTGGTCAACTGCGTCGCCGGACTGTTGGAAGGGGCGATGTACTCCGTGACCGATACCTTCGGGCGTAGCGCCGCCTGGGCCGGCACGATCGCCAGTGCGCAAGGGGCCGGGATGGTTGCCGGATCCCTGGCGGCCTCACGAGTGGTGGAGAGGATCGGCGAGATCCACTCCATGACCGTCGGGTTGTCCATCAGTGCCGTGCTGGTGCTCCTCGCCGCGGCCACCCCGACGTTGTGGACCTACCTGGCGGTGGTGGTGGCGATCGGGGCCTTCCTGCCGATGGTCTTCGTCGCCGCCGGGACCCTGCAGCAGCGCGTCACGCCCAACCACCTGATGGGGCGGGTGGGCACCGCCATGGCACCCCTGTTCAGCCTCAGCAGCGTCGGAGCGATGAGCGTGGGCGCAATGCTGGTGGACACCGTCAGTTTCCGCCAGATCCATCCCCTCGTCACGGTGGGCATGGCGGGTTCGGCCGTCTGGCTGCGGCTTGCCACCCGACGGCGCAGCCACCCTGGCGCCCCCCAGCCCCAGGATCAGAGCTCGCGGACCACCTTCGCCGGCTGA
- a CDS encoding sensor histidine kinase: MTRWHLRERFRSNPMWFDAVVMVMVMPWTMTVTNGLMTQDYAASQMPGWFFPLWGLMYSLPFLWRRTRPLWMASGIFAAHVVQLFLVPMVMPSNIVVPVALYALARYEKPRRARFWLAIVLAGAAIASVQWGLVDAASGESVGLVEKLARITFWLVAATAICLTSWFWGQWNRQKDLTHESWRERAEALERERQQGMALVAQEERNRLAREMHDIVAHSLSVIVVQSDGAAYLANHDEIGDPEARLAQVNKAIETIGQTARTALTETRRLVGVLRQDGEDLEMAPAATLDQIEELVIQLGSAGIPTSFHVEGGADLHAPIGEGAEMALYRVAQESLTNVMKHAGVNATVEVAITHTADAVSLRVSDTGAGPTQSDGLGHGLVGMRERVAAWGGQLNAGPRRGGGFEVHAILPTKNERKHP, encoded by the coding sequence ATGACCAGATGGCACCTCCGCGAGCGCTTCCGGAGCAATCCCATGTGGTTCGACGCCGTGGTCATGGTGATGGTGATGCCGTGGACAATGACGGTCACCAATGGCCTGATGACCCAGGACTATGCCGCCAGCCAGATGCCCGGCTGGTTCTTCCCCCTGTGGGGGCTGATGTACTCCTTGCCCTTCCTGTGGCGCAGGACCAGACCGCTGTGGATGGCCTCCGGGATCTTCGCCGCCCACGTGGTGCAGCTCTTCCTGGTTCCCATGGTGATGCCGAGCAACATCGTCGTCCCCGTCGCGCTGTACGCCCTGGCGCGCTACGAGAAGCCGCGTCGGGCCCGCTTCTGGCTGGCGATCGTCCTGGCCGGCGCAGCCATCGCGTCCGTGCAGTGGGGGCTGGTGGACGCCGCCTCGGGCGAGTCGGTCGGGCTGGTGGAGAAGCTGGCGCGGATCACCTTCTGGCTGGTCGCAGCCACCGCCATTTGCCTGACGAGCTGGTTCTGGGGGCAGTGGAATCGGCAGAAGGACCTGACGCACGAGTCCTGGCGAGAACGCGCCGAGGCCCTGGAACGCGAGCGTCAGCAGGGCATGGCGCTGGTGGCCCAGGAGGAGCGCAACCGGCTGGCGCGGGAGATGCACGACATCGTCGCCCACTCGCTGAGCGTGATCGTCGTCCAGTCCGACGGAGCCGCCTACCTGGCGAACCACGACGAGATCGGCGATCCCGAGGCGCGCCTTGCCCAGGTGAACAAGGCCATCGAGACCATTGGCCAGACGGCCCGCACGGCACTGACCGAGACGCGTCGGCTGGTGGGCGTGCTCCGGCAGGATGGCGAGGACCTGGAGATGGCGCCGGCGGCGACGCTGGACCAGATCGAAGAACTGGTCATCCAGCTGGGCAGTGCAGGCATTCCCACCTCCTTCCACGTCGAAGGCGGCGCGGACCTGCATGCCCCCATCGGAGAGGGCGCGGAGATGGCGCTCTACCGGGTGGCGCAGGAGTCGCTGACCAATGTCATGAAGCACGCCGGGGTGAATGCCACCGTGGAGGTTGCCATCACCCACACCGCCGACGCCGTCTCGCTGCGCGTCTCCGACACCGGCGCTGGCCCCACGCAGAGCGACGGCCTGGGGCACGGCCTGGTGGGGATGCGCGAACGCGTCGCCGCGTGGGGTGGCCAGCTCAATGCGGGCCCCCGCCGCGGTGGCGGTTTCGAGGTCCACGCCATCCTGCCCACGAAGAACGAGAGGAAGCACCCATGA
- a CDS encoding ArsR/SmtB family transcription factor produces the protein MASHSPARSTVITPDQLKACAHPLRIALLEQLGWHGALTASQIAELVDESPSNCSWHLRRLAQAGLVERAEGQNRRDRPWQLTFDQYAFDANLNSITPDLLAHRQTDRMLTARRRRGGPPQTHATHAAWLTPAEAEAVMVHLEAARRAVEDATKNRTDPTQRPADAIAYELVQWLVPVEGGA, from the coding sequence ATGGCCAGTCACTCGCCCGCGCGCAGCACCGTCATCACCCCGGACCAGCTCAAGGCCTGCGCACATCCGTTGCGCATCGCCCTGCTGGAGCAGCTGGGCTGGCACGGCGCCCTCACAGCCAGTCAGATCGCCGAACTCGTCGACGAGTCACCATCCAACTGCTCTTGGCACCTGCGGCGGCTCGCCCAGGCAGGTCTGGTGGAGCGAGCCGAGGGCCAGAACCGTCGCGATCGGCCCTGGCAGCTCACCTTCGACCAGTACGCCTTCGACGCGAACCTGAACTCCATCACCCCGGATCTGCTCGCGCACCGCCAGACCGACCGGATGCTCACCGCACGACGCCGCCGGGGAGGCCCGCCCCAGACCCATGCCACCCATGCCGCCTGGCTCACCCCAGCCGAGGCGGAGGCCGTGATGGTGCACCTGGAAGCAGCTCGACGGGCCGTGGAGGACGCGACGAAGAACCGCACCGACCCGACCCAGCGCCCCGCAGACGCCATCGCCTATGAGCTGGTGCAGTGGTTGGTCCCTGTCGAGGGCGGAGCATGA
- a CDS encoding DNA-formamidopyrimidine glycosylase family protein, producing the protein MPEGDAVFRSCATLHRALSGQVLTRAELRVPAAAAAAAELVGQRVLEVVPRGKHQLTRLDGGWTIHTHLRMDGTWKVVEASARTPGPAHEVRALLTTEQKQAVGLRLGMVDLVRTDHEDEVVGHLGPDLLGPGWDEDLAVVNLLREPARTIGEALLDQRNLAGIGTIYRAESLFHQRVHPRTPVAEVADLANLVRTARRLLSANKGPGPWVPTASGRDGRWVYGRAGKPCPRCRTRIECEEYGPATQERLVWWCPRCQPLG; encoded by the coding sequence ATGCCCGAGGGTGATGCCGTCTTCCGTTCCTGCGCCACATTGCACCGCGCCCTGTCCGGGCAGGTGCTGACCCGGGCGGAGTTGCGGGTGCCCGCTGCCGCGGCGGCAGCGGCCGAGCTCGTCGGACAGCGTGTGCTGGAGGTGGTGCCGCGTGGGAAACACCAGCTGACCAGGCTCGACGGCGGGTGGACCATCCACACCCACTTGAGGATGGACGGCACCTGGAAGGTCGTCGAGGCCAGTGCCCGAACGCCCGGGCCGGCCCACGAGGTCCGTGCCCTGCTGACCACCGAGCAGAAGCAGGCCGTCGGGCTGAGGCTGGGGATGGTGGACCTGGTCCGCACCGACCACGAGGACGAGGTGGTGGGACATCTGGGGCCGGACCTGCTCGGGCCCGGCTGGGACGAGGACCTGGCCGTTGTCAACCTGTTGCGGGAGCCCGCACGGACGATCGGCGAAGCGCTGCTGGACCAGCGCAATCTGGCCGGGATCGGCACCATCTACCGCGCCGAATCCCTCTTCCACCAGCGGGTCCACCCGCGTACCCCCGTGGCGGAGGTGGCGGACCTCGCCAACCTGGTGCGCACCGCCCGGCGGCTGCTTTCTGCCAACAAGGGGCCCGGGCCGTGGGTGCCCACCGCGTCGGGCCGCGACGGGCGCTGGGTCTACGGCCGCGCCGGCAAGCCCTGCCCCCGCTGCCGCACCCGGATCGAGTGCGAGGAGTACGGCCCGGCCACGCAGGAGCGCCTGGTCTGGTGGTGCCCTCGCTGCCAGCCGTTGGGCTGA
- a CDS encoding response regulator: MTQNPIRLLLADDQAMVRAGFRMVLDAQTDMSVIGEAGDGAEAVRLAGELSPDVVLMDIRMPTMDGVEATRRISEAYADATRVLVLTTFDLDEYVYAALQAGASGFLLKDAGPAELLAAIRAVHSGESVVAPSATRRLLERFLPSLPAGPLEQRNAQERLSVLTEREREILVEVGRGLTNSEIAGKLFLAEATVKTHIGHILAKLNLRDRIQMVVLAYDTGLVKPQP; the protein is encoded by the coding sequence ATGACCCAGAACCCCATTCGGCTCCTGCTGGCCGACGACCAGGCGATGGTGCGTGCTGGATTTCGCATGGTGCTCGATGCCCAGACGGACATGAGCGTCATCGGCGAGGCCGGCGACGGGGCCGAGGCCGTCCGCCTGGCCGGCGAGCTGTCCCCCGACGTCGTCCTGATGGACATCCGGATGCCCACGATGGATGGGGTCGAGGCGACGCGGCGGATCTCCGAGGCCTACGCCGATGCGACGAGGGTCCTGGTGCTGACCACCTTCGACCTGGACGAGTACGTCTACGCGGCACTGCAGGCCGGAGCCTCGGGCTTCCTGCTCAAGGATGCCGGCCCTGCGGAGCTGCTGGCCGCCATCCGCGCCGTCCACTCCGGCGAGTCCGTGGTGGCGCCGTCGGCCACCCGTCGTCTGCTGGAACGCTTCCTTCCGTCGCTGCCCGCCGGGCCGCTGGAGCAGCGCAATGCCCAGGAACGACTGTCCGTGCTGACCGAGCGCGAGCGGGAGATCCTGGTGGAAGTGGGCCGAGGATTGACCAATTCGGAGATCGCCGGAAAGCTCTTCCTCGCCGAGGCCACGGTGAAGACCCATATTGGCCACATCCTGGCGAAACTCAACCTTCGTGACCGAATTCAGATGGTTGTTCTTGCGTATGACACTGGCTTGGTCAAACCTCAACCGTAG
- a CDS encoding ABC transporter ATP-binding protein encodes MRHRAGSLGGMNQNTVLAATGIVKTYGPTVALGGVDLGIRAGESVAVMGPSGSGKTTLLHCLSGILSPDQGRITLTTDHGPVHVDRLGTEERARLRREQLGFVFQQGLLLPELTALENAALPLMLAGVGRREAEARATGWLVHLGLAGLEGRRLGEMSGGQVQRVAIARSQVTNAVVTFADEPTGALDQQTSSEVLGALLEATVGRGRTLVMVTHDERVAARCSRTVRLQDGQIISDSHPLYVALGGVA; translated from the coding sequence ATGAGGCACCGTGCCGGAAGCCTTGGTGGCATGAACCAGAACACTGTCCTCGCCGCCACCGGCATCGTCAAGACCTATGGCCCCACCGTCGCTCTCGGCGGTGTGGACCTGGGCATCCGCGCCGGTGAGTCCGTTGCCGTGATGGGCCCTTCGGGCTCCGGCAAGACCACGCTGCTGCACTGTCTCTCGGGCATCCTCTCCCCGGACCAGGGCCGCATCACGCTCACAACTGACCATGGCCCCGTGCACGTCGACCGCCTCGGGACGGAGGAGCGGGCCCGCTTGCGACGCGAACAGCTCGGCTTCGTCTTCCAGCAGGGGCTGCTGCTGCCGGAGCTCACAGCCTTGGAGAACGCCGCCCTCCCGCTGATGCTGGCCGGAGTGGGCCGACGCGAGGCGGAGGCCCGGGCCACCGGGTGGCTGGTGCACCTGGGGCTGGCCGGCCTGGAGGGCCGACGGCTGGGGGAGATGTCCGGCGGGCAGGTGCAGCGCGTCGCCATCGCCCGTAGCCAGGTCACCAATGCGGTGGTCACCTTCGCCGATGAGCCCACCGGCGCCCTGGACCAGCAGACCTCTTCCGAGGTGCTTGGCGCGCTGTTGGAGGCCACCGTCGGCCGTGGCCGCACGCTGGTGATGGTGACCCACGACGAGCGCGTCGCCGCCCGCTGCTCGCGCACCGTGCGGCTCCAGGACGGTCAGATCATCAGTGACAGCCACCCGCTGTACGTGGCCCTCGGTGGTGTGGCATGA